The proteins below are encoded in one region of Amycolatopsis magusensis:
- a CDS encoding A/G-specific adenine glycosylase — protein MSIDADTLIDWFATHARDLPWRHPERTGWGVLVSEIMLQQTPVARVEPIWHEWMARWPLPSSLAAASQGEVLRAWGKLGYPRRALRLHTAAGVIAAEHGDVVPSDVDTLLALPGIGAYTARAVATFAYGKRAPVVDTNVRRVVARAVHGAGDAGPPSNTRDMNDVEALLPPEADRAARLSAALMELGALICTARTPRCADCPLYDECAWQRAGRPAYAGPPKVVQKFAGTDRQVRGLLLDVLRGTEGPVEKARLDLVWSQSGQRDRCLDSLLVDGLVEQTAAGLFALPGEH, from the coding sequence ATGTCCATTGATGCCGACACCCTGATCGACTGGTTCGCCACCCACGCGCGCGACCTGCCGTGGCGGCACCCCGAGCGCACCGGCTGGGGCGTGCTGGTCAGCGAGATCATGCTCCAGCAGACGCCGGTGGCCAGGGTCGAGCCGATCTGGCACGAGTGGATGGCGCGCTGGCCGCTGCCGTCCTCGCTGGCCGCCGCCTCCCAGGGCGAGGTGCTGCGGGCCTGGGGCAAGCTCGGCTACCCGCGGCGCGCGCTGCGGCTGCACACCGCGGCCGGGGTGATCGCCGCCGAGCACGGCGACGTGGTCCCGTCCGATGTGGACACCCTGCTGGCGTTGCCGGGCATCGGCGCCTACACCGCGCGGGCGGTGGCCACCTTCGCGTACGGCAAGCGGGCCCCGGTGGTGGACACCAACGTCCGGCGGGTGGTCGCGCGCGCGGTGCACGGGGCCGGTGACGCCGGGCCGCCGTCGAACACCCGCGACATGAACGACGTCGAAGCGTTGCTGCCGCCCGAAGCGGACCGCGCGGCCCGTCTGTCCGCCGCGCTGATGGAACTCGGCGCGCTCATCTGCACCGCGCGCACGCCGCGCTGCGCCGACTGCCCGCTCTACGACGAGTGCGCCTGGCAGCGGGCGGGGCGCCCGGCCTACGCGGGCCCGCCGAAGGTCGTGCAGAAGTTCGCCGGCACCGATCGGCAGGTCAGGGGCCTGCTGCTGGACGTGCTGCGCGGCACCGAGGGGCCGGTGGAGAAGGCCCGGCTGGACCTCGTGTGGTCGCAGTCCGGGCAGCGGGACCGGTGCCTGGACTCGCTACTGGTGGACGGTCTGGTCGAGCAAACGGCCGCGGGGTTGTTCGCTCTCCCAGGTGAACATTGA
- a CDS encoding peptidoglycan recognition protein family protein, with the protein MAGNPGFDRRTALKGGLTVTAVGAFGSLTARAANAELAAGAAPEPTIHSTAAWGARPPSGAITIENHKPTYIVVHHTVDPGNTSDFSLERAYWASRAIQNFHMDTRGWIDTGQQFTNSRGGHITEGRHESLKTLRGGTKHVQGANVGGYNSQVIGIENEGLYTEVDVTPALWNSLVKLVAYMASQYGIGTANIKGHRDFNSTECPGGVLYGRLPELRTAVGNALGTRVEQPLEWPLLKPGDTGPKVLAAQHLLRDSGAPNVPTDGVFGQSTKDAVAGLVAARRIEPHQCTASAHVDETGFFGADIWPQLARPVKPGTDSEAARAAAVLTDAAGARSSSTPELSTQAWKELLNG; encoded by the coding sequence ATGGCCGGAAACCCGGGTTTCGACCGACGAACCGCGCTCAAGGGCGGGCTGACCGTGACCGCCGTCGGCGCGTTCGGCAGCCTCACCGCCCGTGCCGCGAACGCCGAACTCGCCGCCGGCGCGGCGCCGGAACCGACGATCCACAGCACCGCCGCCTGGGGCGCCCGCCCGCCGAGCGGGGCGATCACCATCGAGAACCACAAGCCCACCTACATCGTGGTGCACCACACCGTGGACCCGGGCAACACCAGCGACTTCTCCCTGGAGCGCGCCTACTGGGCCTCCCGGGCCATCCAGAACTTCCACATGGACACCCGGGGCTGGATCGACACCGGGCAGCAGTTCACCAACAGCCGCGGCGGCCACATCACCGAGGGCAGGCACGAAAGCCTGAAAACCCTGCGGGGCGGAACGAAGCACGTCCAGGGCGCCAACGTCGGCGGGTACAACAGCCAGGTCATCGGCATCGAGAACGAGGGTCTCTACACCGAGGTCGACGTGACGCCGGCGCTGTGGAACTCACTGGTGAAGCTGGTCGCGTACATGGCGAGCCAGTACGGCATCGGCACCGCGAACATCAAAGGGCACCGGGACTTCAACTCCACCGAGTGCCCCGGCGGGGTGCTCTACGGCCGGTTGCCCGAACTGCGCACGGCGGTCGGGAACGCGCTCGGCACGCGGGTCGAGCAGCCGCTGGAATGGCCGCTGCTCAAGCCGGGCGACACCGGGCCGAAGGTGCTCGCCGCCCAGCACCTGCTGCGTGACTCCGGAGCGCCGAACGTGCCGACGGACGGGGTCTTCGGTCAGTCCACAAAGGACGCCGTGGCCGGGCTCGTCGCCGCGCGCCGGATCGAGCCGCACCAGTGCACCGCTTCGGCGCACGTCGACGAGACCGGGTTCTTCGGCGCCGACATCTGGCCGCAGCTGGCGCGTCCGGTGAAGCCGGGCACCGACAGCGAGGCGGCCCGCGCGGCCGCCGTGCTCACCGACGCCGCCGGTGCGCGTTCCTCTAGCACTCCCGAACTTTCCACGCAGGCGTGGAAAGAACTGCTCAACGGCTGA
- a CDS encoding alpha/beta fold hydrolase, translating to MDRRDTVVDFGGEGPPIVLLHGLMGRARTWWPVAQWLKPYGHVVALDAAGHGRAAKTGPWHTERFVDDVLDTIRWLDEGPAIVIGHSMGGLHAWGAAATAPELVRAVVSEDMAPDQVGKSVDEWRSYFDSWPVPFESLAHVRAFFGDLGDYFTECVVEREDGFHLAAELENLYEIAGEWGVRDYWSIVDKVGCPLLVVEGGRGSMPPGQQAEVAARAVDGRHVEVPGAHHVVHLAAPRAYRGAVEAFLSEVLSR from the coding sequence ATGGACCGGCGTGACACTGTTGTTGACTTCGGCGGCGAGGGGCCCCCGATCGTGTTGCTCCACGGGCTGATGGGCCGCGCCCGCACCTGGTGGCCGGTCGCGCAGTGGCTGAAGCCGTACGGGCACGTCGTGGCGCTGGACGCCGCCGGGCACGGGCGGGCCGCGAAGACCGGGCCGTGGCACACCGAGCGCTTCGTCGACGACGTACTCGACACGATCAGGTGGCTCGACGAAGGCCCCGCCATCGTGATCGGGCATTCGATGGGTGGGCTGCACGCCTGGGGTGCCGCGGCCACCGCGCCCGAACTGGTGCGCGCGGTGGTTTCCGAGGACATGGCACCCGACCAGGTCGGCAAGAGCGTGGACGAATGGCGTTCGTACTTCGATTCCTGGCCGGTCCCGTTCGAATCACTCGCGCACGTCCGCGCGTTCTTCGGCGACCTCGGCGACTACTTCACCGAATGCGTGGTGGAACGGGAGGACGGCTTCCACCTCGCGGCCGAGCTCGAGAACCTGTACGAGATCGCGGGCGAATGGGGCGTGCGCGACTACTGGTCCATTGTAGACAAAGTCGGCTGTCCGCTGCTGGTAGTCGAAGGCGGGCGGGGCTCGATGCCGCCGGGTCAGCAGGCCGAGGTCGCGGCCAGGGCGGTGGACGGCAGGCACGTCGAAGTGCCCGGTGCGCACCACGTGGTGCACCTCGCCGCGCCCCGGGCGTACCGGGGCGCGGTCGAGGCCTTCTTGTCCGAAGTGCTCAGCCGTTGA
- a CDS encoding M1 family metallopeptidase, with protein sequence MRRRQYLVLCGLVPLIIGCSPGGPDAPASDTIQPGVASAGAPGAGDPAYPNDGNGGYDALGYDVSITYDPPAQRLDGDTTVTAKATQDLNRFNLDLRGLDVASVEVDGQQAEFTRESDFELVITPAQTLATGRTFKTRVRYSGVPGTGEEGLGAGGWHPSPSGGAYVVGQPHSAAYWYPVNETPRDKATFRVTARVPEGWSVVSGGVEEQTATADGWTTSTWRDDTPVASYLTTVAIDRFTFERSTLPDGKPLVNAYAPGAEEQRSVAARTAEAVEFLASRFGPYPQTATGGIYTDDRIGYSLETQGRPTYANWADLETVVHELAHQWYGNSVSVRDWSDVCLNECVASYSQWLWAEAKEGADLDEQYHSTLDRTRESTRLWSAKLHEATAGAEFDGVYDKGILAMHALRRTIGDEPFAAALKEWPALHKDGNATWREFEAFIAEKAGRTDLAPFFDAWFRGTTLPDDEHLYPGSLRR encoded by the coding sequence ATGCGCCGCCGCCAGTACCTCGTCCTCTGTGGCCTGGTGCCGCTCATTATCGGCTGCTCCCCGGGCGGTCCGGACGCACCCGCGTCGGACACCATCCAGCCCGGGGTCGCCTCGGCCGGCGCGCCCGGCGCGGGTGACCCGGCGTACCCGAACGACGGCAACGGTGGTTACGACGCACTCGGCTATGACGTGTCGATCACCTACGACCCGCCCGCCCAGCGGCTCGACGGCGACACCACCGTCACGGCGAAGGCCACCCAGGACCTGAACCGGTTCAACCTGGACCTGCGCGGACTGGACGTGGCGTCGGTGGAGGTCGACGGGCAGCAGGCGGAGTTCACCCGCGAGAGCGACTTCGAGCTGGTGATCACCCCGGCGCAAACGCTTGCAACTGGGCGGACGTTCAAGACGCGGGTGCGCTACTCCGGCGTCCCGGGCACCGGCGAGGAAGGGCTCGGCGCGGGCGGGTGGCACCCGTCGCCGTCGGGCGGGGCCTACGTCGTCGGGCAGCCGCACTCGGCCGCGTACTGGTACCCGGTGAACGAGACCCCGCGCGACAAGGCCACCTTCCGGGTCACCGCACGGGTGCCGGAGGGCTGGTCCGTGGTGTCCGGCGGGGTCGAGGAGCAGACCGCGACCGCCGACGGCTGGACCACCTCGACCTGGCGCGACGACACCCCGGTCGCCAGCTACCTGACCACCGTGGCGATCGACCGGTTCACCTTCGAGCGGAGCACGCTGCCGGACGGGAAACCGCTGGTCAACGCGTACGCGCCGGGCGCGGAGGAGCAGCGCTCGGTGGCGGCTCGCACAGCGGAGGCGGTGGAGTTCCTGGCGTCGCGCTTCGGCCCGTACCCGCAGACCGCGACCGGCGGCATCTACACCGACGACCGGATCGGGTACTCGCTGGAAACGCAGGGGCGGCCGACCTACGCGAACTGGGCGGACCTGGAGACGGTGGTGCACGAGCTGGCGCACCAGTGGTACGGGAACTCGGTGTCGGTCCGGGACTGGTCGGACGTGTGCCTGAACGAATGCGTGGCCAGCTACAGCCAGTGGCTGTGGGCGGAGGCGAAGGAGGGCGCGGACCTCGACGAGCAGTACCACTCGACCCTCGACCGGACGCGGGAAAGCACACGGTTGTGGTCGGCGAAACTGCACGAGGCCACCGCGGGCGCCGAATTCGACGGTGTCTACGACAAGGGCATCCTCGCCATGCACGCCCTGCGGCGGACGATCGGGGACGAACCCTTCGCCGCGGCATTGAAGGAATGGCCCGCGCTGCACAAGGACGGGAACGCCACCTGGCGGGAGTTCGAGGCGTTCATCGCCGAGAAGGCGGGCCGCACCGACCTGGCCCCCTTCTTCGACGCCTGGTTCCGCGGCACCACCCTCCCCGACGACGAGCACCTCTACCCCGGCTCCCTTCGCCGCTAG
- a CDS encoding antibiotic biosynthesis monooxygenase family protein: MAVVKINAIEVPEGAGPELEKRFTNRLHAVDGQPGFISFELLRPVAGDNRYFVYTKWETEEHFKAWADGPAKEAHGGQRKPVASGASLLEFEVVLSTD; the protein is encoded by the coding sequence ATGGCAGTGGTGAAGATCAACGCAATCGAGGTCCCCGAGGGCGCCGGCCCCGAACTGGAGAAGCGGTTCACGAACCGCCTCCACGCGGTGGACGGGCAGCCCGGCTTCATCTCGTTCGAGTTGCTGCGCCCGGTCGCCGGGGACAACCGGTACTTCGTCTACACCAAGTGGGAGACCGAGGAGCACTTCAAGGCGTGGGCCGACGGCCCGGCCAAGGAGGCCCACGGTGGGCAGCGCAAGCCCGTCGCCAGCGGCGCGAGCCTGCTCGAATTCGAGGTCGTGCTGAGCACCGACTAG
- a CDS encoding SIR2 family NAD-dependent protein deacylase, whose translation MSQEVERAAEWIGGAGALLVCAGAGMGVDSGLPDFRGDEGFWRAYPSYARLGLSFVELADPGHFGADPELAWGFYGHRLQLYRETVPHPGFELLRKWGAAMPGGSRVFTSNVDGQFQKAGWPDGHVGEVHGSIHHLQCFTGCTDRIWPADVEVDVDPETMRARHPLPACPDCGGLARPNILMFGDFGWLPDRSDGPLTALTEWRRKHRDLVVVELGAGQAVPTVRRYAELASAATGRLIRINPREADVRHGRGVSLPLSSLDALSRIDARLTPAR comes from the coding sequence GTGAGCCAGGAAGTGGAGCGCGCCGCCGAGTGGATCGGCGGCGCGGGCGCGTTGCTGGTCTGCGCGGGCGCGGGCATGGGCGTCGACTCCGGACTGCCCGATTTCCGTGGTGACGAAGGCTTCTGGCGTGCCTACCCGTCGTACGCGCGCCTCGGCCTGAGCTTCGTGGAGCTGGCCGACCCCGGTCACTTCGGCGCGGATCCCGAGCTGGCCTGGGGTTTCTACGGCCACCGCCTCCAGTTGTACCGCGAAACCGTGCCACACCCCGGCTTCGAGCTGCTCCGGAAGTGGGGCGCGGCCATGCCCGGCGGCTCCCGGGTGTTCACCTCCAATGTGGACGGTCAGTTCCAGAAGGCAGGCTGGCCGGACGGGCACGTCGGCGAGGTGCACGGGTCGATCCACCACCTGCAGTGCTTCACCGGCTGCACCGACCGGATCTGGCCCGCGGACGTCGAGGTGGACGTCGATCCGGAGACCATGCGCGCCCGGCACCCGTTGCCCGCGTGCCCGGACTGCGGTGGCCTGGCGCGCCCGAACATCCTGATGTTCGGCGACTTCGGCTGGCTCCCCGACCGCAGCGACGGCCCGCTGACCGCGCTCACCGAATGGCGCCGGAAGCACCGCGACCTGGTCGTCGTCGAACTCGGCGCGGGCCAGGCCGTGCCGACCGTGCGCCGCTACGCCGAACTCGCCAGCGCGGCCACCGGCAGGCTGATCCGGATCAACCCGCGGGAAGCCGACGTGCGCCACGGGCGCGGCGTCTCGCTGCCCCTCAGCTCGCTCGACGCGCTCTCCCGGATCGACGCCCGGCTCACACCGGCACGGTGA
- a CDS encoding endonuclease/exonuclease/phosphatase family protein, whose product MIDQQEAPPRQVRAGARVVTGLLVLATVPLVVLAAMRFLGIDGNAYTTAALALTPYLTVAGFLFGVLALVLKRWKVGAVVLLLVAALVSVLVPRMVAEEQPGVTNGRDLRIMASNLFLGRAEAQSIVELVRANQVEVLSLLELSPAMVGDLERAGLFTLLPHRVLHPIRGGAGSGLVSKYPLTELQLAGPSKLRQPSARVEFGDGTGVEVVAVHPMPPVESPEDWKAELAGLPEPTADLPVRILAGDFNATFDHASFRELIDAGYADAAAELGKGYRPTWPGKLFPPPVTIDHLLVDDRVAVRDFQVFDVAASDHDAVFAQLTVPV is encoded by the coding sequence ATGATCGATCAGCAGGAGGCGCCGCCGCGCCAGGTGCGCGCGGGTGCGCGCGTGGTGACCGGACTGCTGGTGCTCGCCACCGTGCCGCTGGTCGTGCTCGCCGCGATGCGCTTTCTCGGCATCGACGGCAACGCCTACACCACGGCGGCACTGGCGCTGACGCCCTACCTGACCGTCGCCGGGTTCCTGTTCGGCGTGCTGGCGCTGGTGCTGAAGCGGTGGAAGGTCGGCGCGGTGGTGCTCCTGCTGGTCGCCGCGCTGGTGTCGGTGCTGGTGCCGCGGATGGTCGCCGAGGAACAGCCAGGGGTGACCAACGGCCGCGACCTGCGGATCATGGCGTCGAACCTGTTCCTCGGCCGTGCCGAAGCGCAGTCCATTGTGGAATTGGTGCGGGCCAACCAGGTCGAGGTGCTGAGCCTGCTGGAGCTCAGCCCGGCGATGGTGGGTGACCTGGAGCGCGCGGGGTTGTTCACCCTGCTGCCGCACCGGGTGCTGCACCCGATCCGCGGTGGCGCGGGATCCGGCCTGGTCTCGAAGTACCCGCTGACCGAGCTGCAGCTGGCGGGGCCGTCGAAGCTGCGCCAGCCGAGCGCGCGGGTCGAGTTCGGCGACGGGACCGGGGTGGAGGTCGTCGCGGTGCACCCGATGCCGCCGGTCGAGTCGCCGGAGGACTGGAAGGCCGAACTGGCCGGGTTGCCCGAGCCGACCGCGGACCTGCCGGTGCGCATCCTGGCCGGGGACTTCAACGCCACCTTCGACCACGCGTCGTTCCGCGAGCTGATCGACGCCGGGTACGCCGACGCGGCGGCGGAACTGGGGAAGGGCTACCGGCCGACGTGGCCGGGGAAGCTGTTCCCGCCGCCGGTGACCATCGACCACCTCCTGGTCGACGACCGGGTCGCGGTGCGCGACTTCCAGGTGTTCGACGTCGCGGCCAGCGACCACGACGCGGTGTTCGCCCAGCTCACCGTGCCGGTGTGA
- a CDS encoding ATP-binding cassette domain-containing protein codes for MSHAIRAEGLVKTYGETKALDGVDLEVPTGEVVGVLGPNGAGKTTAVRILATLIQPDAGHAEVGGFDVVKDPVRVRGLIGLTGQYASVDEDLSGTENLVLIGRLLEFSRADARARAKELLEQFELTDAATRPIRTYSGGMRRRLDLAASLVGRPRVLYLDEPTTGLDPHARNEVWGVVRALVAGGTTVLLTTQYLEEADQLADTITVFDHGRVVANGRSDELKRRVGGQTLQVRPTAAADLDLVERILGELTGVRPNRESATGLLTAPVADPMLLSTLVRRLDEAGVTADELALRLPSLDEVFLALTGHAAEETTEREGSLV; via the coding sequence ATGTCGCACGCGATCCGGGCCGAAGGCCTGGTGAAGACCTATGGGGAGACCAAGGCGCTGGACGGGGTGGACCTGGAGGTGCCGACCGGCGAGGTGGTCGGGGTGCTCGGGCCCAACGGCGCCGGCAAGACCACCGCCGTCCGCATCCTCGCCACGCTGATCCAGCCCGACGCCGGGCACGCCGAAGTCGGCGGGTTCGACGTGGTGAAGGACCCGGTGCGGGTCCGCGGGCTGATCGGCCTCACCGGGCAGTACGCCTCGGTGGACGAGGACCTGTCCGGCACCGAGAACCTGGTGCTGATCGGGCGGCTGCTGGAGTTCAGCCGCGCCGACGCCAGGGCCCGAGCCAAGGAACTGCTCGAGCAGTTCGAGCTGACCGACGCCGCGACCCGGCCGATCCGGACCTACTCCGGGGGCATGCGGCGGCGCCTCGACCTGGCCGCCAGCCTGGTCGGCCGGCCGCGGGTGCTGTACCTGGACGAGCCGACCACCGGACTCGACCCGCACGCCCGCAACGAGGTGTGGGGCGTGGTCCGCGCGCTGGTCGCCGGCGGCACGACGGTCCTGCTGACCACGCAGTACCTGGAGGAGGCCGACCAGCTGGCCGACACGATCACCGTGTTCGACCACGGCCGGGTGGTCGCCAACGGCCGCTCCGACGAGCTGAAGCGGCGCGTCGGCGGGCAGACCCTGCAGGTGCGCCCGACCGCGGCCGCCGACCTGGACCTGGTCGAGCGCATCCTCGGCGAGCTGACCGGCGTCCGCCCGAACCGCGAGAGCGCCACCGGCCTGCTCACCGCGCCGGTGGCCGACCCGATGCTGCTGTCCACCCTGGTCCGCAGGCTCGACGAAGCCGGGGTGACCGCCGACGAACTGGCGTTGCGCCTGCCCAGCCTGGACGAGGTGTTCCTGGCGCTGACCGGGCACGCCGCCGAGGAGACCACCGAACGAGAAGGGAGCCTGGTGTGA
- a CDS encoding ABC transporter permease produces the protein MTTAIAAPPPRYVSPARSLKHGLTLAWRGVLKIRKNPEQLADVVLMPIVFLAMFVYLFGGAISGDTGAYLTMVVPGVMVMNIMQVSLTIGVHMNTDVSKGLYDRFRSMPIARSAPLFGAVLADVVRYLVCLVVLLVVATVMGYRIATDPLSLLAATGLVVLFGLCFCWISVFVGMLMRTPGSVQGLMFVFIMPLSFGSNVFVPSDTMPGWLQAWTDISPVSLLSDALRGLLNGGAVTGPLLGALAWMAAVLAVFFPLAMRSYRKRVT, from the coding sequence GTGACCACAGCGATCGCCGCGCCGCCACCGCGGTACGTCAGCCCGGCCAGGAGCCTCAAGCACGGGCTCACCCTCGCCTGGCGCGGGGTGCTGAAGATCCGCAAGAACCCCGAGCAGCTGGCCGACGTGGTGCTGATGCCGATCGTCTTCCTGGCCATGTTCGTCTACCTGTTCGGCGGGGCCATCTCCGGCGACACCGGCGCCTACCTGACCATGGTGGTGCCCGGGGTGATGGTGATGAACATCATGCAGGTCAGCCTGACCATCGGCGTGCACATGAACACCGACGTGTCCAAGGGTCTCTACGACCGGTTCCGCAGCATGCCGATCGCGCGGTCCGCCCCGCTGTTCGGCGCGGTGCTCGCGGACGTGGTGCGTTACCTGGTCTGCCTGGTCGTGCTGCTGGTGGTCGCCACGGTGATGGGGTACCGGATCGCCACCGATCCGCTGTCGCTGCTGGCCGCTACCGGGCTGGTGGTGTTGTTCGGCCTGTGCTTCTGCTGGATCTCGGTCTTCGTCGGGATGCTGATGCGCACGCCGGGCTCGGTGCAGGGGCTGATGTTCGTGTTCATCATGCCGCTGAGCTTCGGCAGCAACGTCTTCGTGCCCTCGGACACGATGCCGGGCTGGCTGCAGGCGTGGACCGACATCAGCCCGGTCAGCCTGCTCTCGGACGCCCTGCGCGGCCTGCTCAACGGTGGCGCGGTGACCGGTCCGCTGCTCGGCGCGCTGGCCTGGATGGCCGCCGTGCTGGCGGTGTTCTTCCCGCTGGCCATGCGGTCCTACCGCAAGCGCGTCACCTGA